DNA from Halorarum salinum:
CCGTCGGCCGCCGACCTCGACCCCGACGACCTCGGGTTCGACCACGTCCCCGAGACCGACCAGTCGTTCGAGAACGCGCTGGCGAAGGCGCGCGACGGCGTACGCCTGACGGTCGACGACGCCGTGGAACTGCTGACGACGGGCACCGACGCCGACGGGATCGGCCGGGAGCGAAAGGAACTGGTGCTGGAGGCGGCCGACCGCCGGCGCGCCGAGACGGTCGGCGACGGGGTGACGTTCGTCGCGAACCTGAACAACAACGTCACCACCGCGTGCAACACCGGCTGTCTGTTCTGCAACTTCAAGGACACCGCCCACCAGTTCGAGGCCAGGCACGAGGGCGAGCACGGCGGGTTCACCAAGACGCCCGCGGAATCGAGGGAGGCCGTCGAGGCGGGCCTCGACCGCGGCATCTACGAGGTCACCTCCGTCTCGGGGCTCCACCCCGCGTTCGCGCTGGACGACGAGCACCACGAGATGCTCGCCGGGTTCGACGAACCCGCACGCGAGGTGAACTACAAGCCGCCCGAGCGGTACGTCGTCGACCCCGGCACCTACGTCGAGCAGATGGAGGCCATGTCGGTCGGGGGCGTCCATCTCCACTCGATGACCCCCGAGGAGGCGTACCACGCCCGGCGGGGGACCGACTGGAGCTACGAGGAGGTGTACGCCGAACTCCGGGAGGCGGGCCTCGACTCGGCGCCCGGCACCGCCGCGGAGATCCTCGTCGACGAGGTCCGGGACGTCATCTGTCCCGGGAAGATCGACACGGCGGGCTGGCTGGAGGCGATGGAGGGCGCCGTCGACGCCGGCCTCGACGTGACCTCGACGATGATGTACGGCCACGTCGAGAACGAGATGCACCGCGCGATCCACCTCGAACGGCTCCGGGACCTCCAGGACCGGACCGGCGGCATCACCGAGTTCGTCCCGCTGTCGTTCGTCCACGAGCGCACCCCGCTGTTCGAGCACGGCGTCGTCTCGGGCGGCGCGAGCGACGACGAGGACGAACTGCTCATCGCGGTCGCGCGCCTGTTCCTCGACAACGTCGAGAACGTCCAGACGTCGTGGGTGAAGTACGGCGACGGGAAGGCGCTGAAGACGCTCTCGTGTGGCGCGAACGACTTCATGGGCACCATCCTCTCGGAGGAGATCACCAAGCGCGCCGGCGGGCAGTTCGGCGAATTCCGGAGCTTCGACGACTACGTGGAGATGGTGACCTCGATCGGCCGGACCCCCGTCGAGCGCTCGACCGACTACCGGACGACCCGCGAGATAGACCCGGACGAGGGCGGCCCCTTCGGCCCGACGCTCGGCCCACGGGCCGACGGGACGCCGCTTCTCACCCCGGAGGAGCGCGAGGAGCGGGCCGCGGGCGACTCCAGCGCGGTCGCCGACGACTGAACCGCGACGATTCCGACTCTCCGACGGCGACGATTCGGACGGACCGCCAGGGACGACCGGCCGACTGGCAGCCGCGGTATCAGTGTCAGTCGGGTGGCGACGCTTGACCCGACCGTCCACGGGGTGGGACTGAACGGGCCGGCTTCTGCGCTCGCGCGCCTCGCTGTGCTCCTCGTTCCGTTCGCTCCGCTCACTCCACTGCGGTGCTTGCTTCGTCGTGCTTCACGCAGAAGCCGGGGGCTTTCGAGCCTCTCTATCGGTCAGTCCGAAAACCGTACCGCCAAGGACACCGGCGACCGAGACTACCGCTTCCCGAACCGGATGCCGTCCTCGACCATCCGGAAGTTCCGCTCCCGGTCGATGCGCTCGGCCAGCCAGTCCACCTCGTACACCTGCGCCGAGAGCTCCGCACAGAGGTTCCGCCAGGCGATCGCGTAGATGGGCGACTGGCCCCACGCACGTAGCTCCGGGACGAACTCGTCGTACGTCTCCATCCGCTCCTCCAGGTGTTCGAGCAGGTCGACGGCCGCCTCGGCGGCCTCCCCCTCGTCGTCGGCCGCCTCGATGGCGGCCTCGAGCGCGGCCCGGTAGCCGGCGACGGCCCTCCGCATGTCCTCCGCGGCGGCGTCGTCCTCCTCCGGGAGCGATTCGAGCACGCCGCGGGGTACGCCGAGGTCGATGGACGCGTCCATACCTCCCGGTTCGGCCCCGGTCACAAAAGTTCGCCGTCGAGGAACGCCCGGAGGTCGCCGGCGCAGGGGGCACACAGCAGCACCCGGAGGTCGCCGTCGGGATCGATGGCGTCGACCGCGCCGTACTCCTCGCCCGGATCGATGGTCCGCCCGCAGCGGTCGCAGTCGTGCGGGCGTCGGAGCACGCCTACGCTCCGAGTTGAAGCATCGTGACGACGAGCGCGACCACGAACAGCAGGACGCCCGCGCCGGCGAGCCCGATCCGCGTGAGGTCGGCCTCGCCCGTCTCCCTGGTCGCGTACACGACCCCGGCGACGCCCACGACGGCGGCCAGCAGGACGGCGATGCTGTACACGGCGGTGAGTGCGTCGGCCATAAGTGGAGTTACACGTCCGTCGGTGTTAAAACTCGGTGTCGGAACCGCACGATCGCGGCAGTTCCGCCGCGTGACGGGTCCGAACCGACGGAACGTATTTCCGCCGGCGTCACGGACTCGCGGCCATGCGGATGGAACTGCGGGTCTGCAAGCACTGCCACGAGGGCGAGCACGGCAACCCCGACAAGACGGCGGTCACGCGGGACATGGTGACCTGCGCGGAGACGGTCCGGGAGTACAAGGACCTCATCGGCATCGACGCCATCTACATCACGAAGGTCGCCGAGGGCGACGCCGGCGGCGCGGAGGCGCTCCCGGTCGTGGTCGCCTCCATCGCGGGCGACGAGATACAGCTCTCGGACACCCAGCTCGTGATGGAGGACGACGACGGCAACATGCTGGTGTACCCCGAGCCGGCCGACGTCCTCGAGGTGCTCACGCGGAACGTCCAGCAGGCGAACACCCACACGAACAACGACGTGAGCGTCGAACTCAGCGAGGAGAGCCTGTCGCTGGGCGTCGGGACGTAGCCGACCCGGAACCGGAGCGTCGTCGCGTCGAAGGACGGTGGCGGGTCGGCGTGGGGCGTCGCCCGCTCACTCCCGCAGTTCGCCCCCGTCGGTCGCCGCCGGGGGACGCTCCTCCGACTCAAGCTGGCGCTCCCAGCGCACGCGGAGCAGGTTCCCGTACATCTGCAGGATCAGCCCGAGGAACAGCACGAAGATGCCCGCGTTGATGCCGACCGTGAGCAGCAGGTTCGTCGGGCCGCCGCCGATCACGATCTCGCGCGGCACCGGGTAGCCCTCGTCGAAGACGCTCCCCAGCAACACGGAGACGATGCCGATGACGGTGAGCGCCCCGACGATCGTCGAGGCCGCGTTCCACGACGGGGAGAGTTCGAGCCGCTCGATGCCGGTGCGGGCCTCCTCCGCTCGCTCGCCCTCCTCACCCCCGTCGGCGTGGTACTCGGGGATCATCGAGCGCGGGATGAACGCCTTCACCTCGACGGGGTAGAACGCGGGGTGGAAGCCGTGCTCGAAGATGTGGAACATCACGCCCATCAGCATGATGACCCCGAGCAGGCCGTGGAACGTGACGAACGCCATCGCCGCCGTCCGGGTCGCCATCAGCTCGATGATCCCGGACTTGCTCCAGATGAGCACCCCCGAGATCGACAGCAGCGCCAGTTCGATCGCGAAGATGAACACGACGCCCTTCCCGATGTAGGTGAGAAGCGGGATGTCGTCGGCGGTGCCGCCGGCGAACTGGCGGGCGTTCGGATGGCGCTCCTCGGCGCGCCCGAGCAGGAACTTCACGTCCTGGACCATCGCGTCGACGTCGGCCCTGCCCGGGAGGATCTCCCGGAAGTTCCCCCGGCCCGTGTCGGTCGTCACCATCATGAGCATCCAGAAGAGGACGAGCACGAGCAGCCCCGCCCCGGCGACGCGGTGGACCGCGACCACGCCGGTCGCCCCGCCCATCAGCCCGACGAGCCACCACAGCTCGTCGTTGAACATCATGCTGTAGCCGGAGAAGAACAGGACGAAGACGTCCAGCGCCAGCAGCGTGTGGAACGTCGTCGTCATGCGGGTGAATTTCCCGTGGTCGAGCTGCGTCACGGCCCGTCACCCCCGTCGCTCCGGGCCGCATCGTCCGCGGCTTCGCCGGTCGCGTCGTCAGCGGCGCCGTCCGTCTGACCGCCGGCCGCGTCGGCGGCCCGGCCGCCGTCGGCCGCGACCGTCTCGTCGGTCTCCGGGGACTCCCCCGGAGCGCGCATCCGCGCGGCGAGCCGCCGGAACGCGCCCCAGTGGAGGAACACCATGAACAGGATGAACACGCCCATGATGACGTCGGCCGCGTGGGTGATCGCGATGGCGAAGTCGAGCCAGACGATCTGGTTGCCCTCCGCCCAGTCGGCGCCGACGCCCGCGTTCGCGCCCGTGAACGTTGGATCGATGCGGAACAGTTCCTCGTAGAACGGGCCGAAGCCGCTGGCCCACCAGAGGATCGCGAGCGTCGCCACGACCGCGATCAGCGCGTTCACGGCGATTGCGGTGCCGCCGTACCCCCGCGTCTCCGGGAGGTGCTCCCGGTAGCTCACGACTCGAACACCTCGGCGTCCTCGCCGAAGATGATCTCCATCGCCCCGTCGTTGAAGAAGGTGCCGCTGCCGCGCCTGTCGAGCTCGGTGGCGATGTCGTCGGGGGTCCCGACGAGGATGGCGTCGGTCGCGCACTCCTCGGCGCAGGCGGGTCCCTTGCCGACCTCCTGGCGCTCCTCGCACATCGTGCATTTGTCCATGACGCCGCCGGCGCCGACCAGCGACGCCGCGCCCTCGTCCTCGGCGGGGAACTGCGGCGCGCCGAACGGACAGGCCGACAGGCAGTACTGGCAGCCGACACAGAGGTCGTCGCGGACCTCGACGAAGCCGTCCTCCTTCTTCACGAGCGAGTCGACCGGGCACACCGAGACGCACGGCGCGTTCTCGCAGTGGTAACACTGCATCGGGATGGACGTCTCGCCGGGCGACTGCCCCTGCCGGAGCGCCTCCGTGGCGTTGGCGTTCAGGCCGGCCGCCGCCTCCTGGCCCTCCAGCATCGTCGAGATGCTGATCCGCTGTTCGTCACGGGGGACGTCCCACGTCCGCTTGCAGGCGACCACACAGCCCCCGCAGTCGATACACGCCTCCACGTCGGGGAAGATGCGAGCGTCCTCGCCGACGGTCATGACGCCCTGTCCCATCACTTCTTTAGGTGCGTTTGACATTTTCGATCACCTCATTGGACCGCCCCGCCGTCACGGACGTCGTAGTCCTTCTGCCTCCCGAAGCCCTCGCGGTCCTGCGGGAAGTCGATCTCGGCGTCCATGTTGAGTTCCTCCAGGAGTTCCTGGGTCGCCGGTTGCACCTTGACCAGCGCCGCCTTCGTCTCCTGCATCTGCGTCTCGACGTCGTAGCCCCGCGAGGTGATGCTGTTGACGCTGTCGCCGATGGCGAACGGCGCGTGGCCGTCGGGGTACTGGTCCTCCAGGCTCTTCCCCTGGAAGACGCCGCCCCAGTGGAACGGGAGGAAGACCTCCCGGTCGTTGGGACGGTCCGTCACCCGCGCCTTCACGAGCACCGACCCGCGGTCGGTGGTGGAGACGACGACGAGGTCGCCCCCGTCGACGCCGAGATCATCGGCCATGTTCGGGTGGATCTCGGCGTACATGTGCGGCTGCAGGTCCGCGAGGAACACGTTCGAACGCGACTCCGAGCCGCCGCCCTGGTGTTCGACCTGCCGGCCCGTGGTCATGATGACGTCCATGCCCTGGTCGGCCGCGGCCGCGGTCGCCTGCTCCTGCTCCGCCGCGTTGTTCTGGTCGAGCCGGTAGAAGTTCTGCTGCTGGCCGTTGGCCGGCCACTGTTCGACGAGGTCGGGCCGCGGGCTCTCGATCGGCTCGCGGTGCACCGGCACCTTGTCCAGGAAGCTCCACACGACCGCGCGGGCCCGCCCGCGTCCCGTGGGCGGGTCCGGCTGCGGGAAGTCGTACTGCTCCCACTCGCTCAGGGGCATGCCGAGGTCCTCCTCGGTCTTGATCCCCTGCTCGACCAGGTCGCGCGCGGCGTCGTACACCGACCTGTTCGGGTCGAGCGCGTACTCGAACGGCAGCGGGAGCGCGTCCGAGTTGCTCGGGTCCGGCGGCATCGTCGTCTTCCAGCCCGGGTACTCCGGGATGCCGCGGATCTCCCCGTCGGCCCAGTCGGGTTCGTAGGGGTCACGGAGCAGGTTCAGCCCCTCCTGGCCCTGTTGGTTCACCGTCTCCCGTAACGGGTACTCCTCCGAGGACATGCTGCTCCACTCCTCGGGGGTGGGCGCCTGGACGCCCCACCTGGTCCGGAAGTCCTGGCCGCCGTCGTTCGGATCCAGGTCGTCGTTCCAGATGATCGGCGTCCCCGGGTGGCCCTCGCCCCA
Protein-coding regions in this window:
- the cofH gene encoding 7,8-didemethyl-8-hydroxy-5-deazariboflavin synthase subunit CofH, with protein sequence MTRPSAADLDPDDLGFDHVPETDQSFENALAKARDGVRLTVDDAVELLTTGTDADGIGRERKELVLEAADRRRAETVGDGVTFVANLNNNVTTACNTGCLFCNFKDTAHQFEARHEGEHGGFTKTPAESREAVEAGLDRGIYEVTSVSGLHPAFALDDEHHEMLAGFDEPAREVNYKPPERYVVDPGTYVEQMEAMSVGGVHLHSMTPEEAYHARRGTDWSYEEVYAELREAGLDSAPGTAAEILVDEVRDVICPGKIDTAGWLEAMEGAVDAGLDVTSTMMYGHVENEMHRAIHLERLRDLQDRTGGITEFVPLSFVHERTPLFEHGVVSGGASDDEDELLIAVARLFLDNVENVQTSWVKYGDGKALKTLSCGANDFMGTILSEEITKRAGGQFGEFRSFDDYVEMVTSIGRTPVERSTDYRTTREIDPDEGGPFGPTLGPRADGTPLLTPEEREERAAGDSSAVADD
- a CDS encoding cytochrome b/b6 domain-containing protein, with amino-acid sequence MTQLDHGKFTRMTTTFHTLLALDVFVLFFSGYSMMFNDELWWLVGLMGGATGVVAVHRVAGAGLLVLVLFWMLMMVTTDTGRGNFREILPGRADVDAMVQDVKFLLGRAEERHPNARQFAGGTADDIPLLTYIGKGVVFIFAIELALLSISGVLIWSKSGIIELMATRTAAMAFVTFHGLLGVIMLMGVMFHIFEHGFHPAFYPVEVKAFIPRSMIPEYHADGGEEGERAEEARTGIERLELSPSWNAASTIVGALTVIGIVSVLLGSVFDEGYPVPREIVIGGGPTNLLLTVGINAGIFVLFLGLILQMYGNLLRVRWERQLESEERPPAATDGGELRE
- a CDS encoding 4Fe-4S dicluster domain-containing protein, translating into MGQGVMTVGEDARIFPDVEACIDCGGCVVACKRTWDVPRDEQRISISTMLEGQEAAAGLNANATEALRQGQSPGETSIPMQCYHCENAPCVSVCPVDSLVKKEDGFVEVRDDLCVGCQYCLSACPFGAPQFPAEDEGAASLVGAGGVMDKCTMCEERQEVGKGPACAEECATDAILVGTPDDIATELDRRGSGTFFNDGAMEIIFGEDAEVFES